The following coding sequences lie in one Terriglobia bacterium genomic window:
- a CDS encoding aminotransferase class V-fold PLP-dependent enzyme → MPYRPGRHFLQIPGPTNVPDRIQRAMHAAVMDHRGPDFARLGHEVLEGIKSIFRTSGHVIIFPSSGSGGWESAIVNTLSPGDKVLTYETGQFATLWQQVARRHGLDVEFVPGDWRHGVDPADVERRLIEDHSHAFKAVMVVHNETSTGVTNRVPEIRKAIHAAHHPALFMIDAVSSLASSELRQDEWQVDVVVGGSQKGLMLPPGLAFNSVSEKALAANKTARLSRSYWDWQQMLKDNASGYFPYTPATTLLYGLKEAIAMLHEEGLENVVARHSRHAAATRAAVEAWGLENLALDPREYSSSVTAVLMPQGHDADAFRKITLEKYDLSLGAGLGKVKGKVFRIGHLGDFNDLMLMGTLSGVEMGLRAAGVPHKSGGVLAAMDVLSKHSVTPVEANLAR, encoded by the coding sequence ATGCCCTATCGCCCCGGCCGTCACTTCCTGCAAATTCCCGGCCCCACCAACGTTCCCGACCGCATCCAGCGCGCCATGCACGCCGCCGTCATGGACCATCGCGGTCCCGACTTCGCCCGCCTCGGCCACGAAGTCCTCGAGGGCATCAAGTCCATTTTCCGTACCTCCGGCCATGTCATCATCTTTCCTTCCTCGGGCAGCGGTGGCTGGGAATCCGCCATCGTCAACACCCTTTCTCCCGGCGACAAGGTCCTGACGTACGAAACCGGCCAGTTCGCCACCCTGTGGCAGCAGGTCGCGCGCCGTCACGGGCTCGATGTGGAATTCGTTCCCGGCGACTGGCGCCATGGCGTTGATCCCGCCGACGTCGAGCGCCGTCTCATCGAAGACCACAGCCACGCCTTTAAGGCCGTCATGGTCGTCCACAACGAGACCTCCACCGGCGTCACTAATCGCGTTCCGGAAATCCGCAAGGCCATCCACGCCGCCCACCATCCCGCTCTATTCATGATCGACGCCGTCTCCTCGCTTGCCTCCTCCGAACTCAGGCAGGACGAATGGCAAGTTGACGTCGTGGTCGGCGGTTCGCAGAAGGGCCTGATGCTTCCGCCCGGGCTGGCCTTCAACTCCGTCTCCGAAAAAGCCCTCGCCGCGAATAAGACCGCGCGTCTCAGCCGCTCCTACTGGGACTGGCAGCAGATGCTCAAGGACAACGCCTCCGGCTACTTCCCCTACACGCCCGCGACCACTCTGCTCTACGGCTTAAAAGAGGCCATCGCCATGCTGCACGAAGAAGGCCTCGAGAACGTTGTCGCGCGCCACAGTCGCCACGCCGCCGCCACGCGTGCTGCCGTCGAAGCCTGGGGACTGGAAAATCTCGCCCTTGATCCGCGTGAATATTCCAGCTCCGTGACCGCTGTCCTGATGCCGCAAGGCCACGACGCCGATGCCTTCCGCAAGATCACGCTGGAGAAGTACGACCTGTCGCTCGGCGCCGGCCTCGGCAAGGTAAAAGGCAAGGTGTTCCGCATCGGCCACCTCGGCGACTTCAACGACCTCATGCTCATGGGCACGCTCTCCGGCGTCGAGATGGGCCTGCGCGCCGCCGGCGTTCCCCACAAATCGGGTGGCGTGCTGGCCGCCATGGACGTGCTCAGCAAACACTCCGTCACCCCTGTCGAAGCTAACCTCGCGCGGTAG
- a CDS encoding LytTR family transcriptional regulator, with protein sequence MATLRGMSMNNLNPALGFAMNQPSVPPADTQPRFMQRFIVKLDARVFAIPVDQVDWIESAANYVRLHVGPNSHLMRATMATVEASLDPHQFMRIHRNAIVNLPRVQEYHMPARGSMHVRLRDGSRVPLSRGYQPAVRKMLRQGAAPGNSLAASGSLRHPMS encoded by the coding sequence ATGGCGACACTGCGAGGCATGTCCATGAACAATCTCAATCCAGCGCTGGGGTTTGCCATGAATCAGCCGAGTGTTCCGCCCGCTGATACTCAGCCCAGGTTTATGCAGCGGTTTATCGTCAAGCTTGACGCGCGCGTCTTTGCCATTCCCGTCGATCAGGTGGACTGGATCGAATCGGCCGCCAACTACGTCCGCCTGCACGTGGGCCCCAACAGCCACCTGATGCGCGCCACCATGGCCACCGTCGAAGCGTCGCTCGACCCGCACCAGTTCATGCGCATTCACCGCAACGCCATCGTCAACCTGCCGCGCGTGCAGGAGTACCACATGCCCGCCCGCGGCAGCATGCACGTCCGGCTGCGCGACGGCTCGCGTGTGCCCCTGAGCCGCGGCTACCAGCCTGCGGTGCGCAAGATGCTTCGCCAGGGCGCCGCCCCTGGAAATTCCTTGGCGGCTTCCGGCTCGCTACGGCACCCCATGAGTTGA